In Nostoc sp. CENA543, a single genomic region encodes these proteins:
- a CDS encoding GNAT family N-acetyltransferase, giving the protein MTYWFFDPYHQQQVTSPTPSSSQHLQIRAATSADLKAVAQIIAESFHSQNGFWGLVFPLLRLGIYEDLKHRLLLSSPHHICLVAVNTSVDGIQQLVGTVEMGVRVSDIWTRDNKRFLYVSNLAVHPEYRRHGVASKLLTSCEQVSQEWGFDDLYLHVLENNYQARQLYFKLGYKVHKVESDMNIFLFRQSRQILLHKHLHLDAST; this is encoded by the coding sequence TTGACATACTGGTTTTTTGATCCATATCACCAACAACAAGTCACTTCACCAACACCAAGCAGTTCTCAGCACTTGCAAATTCGTGCGGCTACCTCTGCTGATTTAAAGGCTGTGGCTCAAATTATTGCAGAAAGCTTTCACTCCCAAAATGGTTTTTGGGGATTGGTGTTTCCTTTGCTGCGTTTAGGTATTTATGAGGATCTCAAACATCGTCTACTTTTATCTTCTCCGCATCATATCTGTTTAGTTGCTGTCAATACCAGTGTTGATGGAATTCAACAATTAGTGGGTACTGTAGAGATGGGCGTGCGTGTTAGTGATATTTGGACACGGGATAATAAGAGGTTCCTTTATGTATCTAACTTAGCTGTTCACCCAGAATACCGCAGGCACGGTGTCGCCTCTAAATTGCTCACTAGCTGTGAACAGGTATCACAGGAATGGGGATTTGATGATTTATATCTCCACGTTTTGGAAAATAACTATCAAGCCAGGCAGCTTTATTTCAAACTGGGATATAAGGTACACAAGGTAGAATCCGATATGAATATATTTTTATTTCGACAATCACGGCAGATTTTATTACATAAACATTTGCACTTAGACGCTTCAACATAA
- a CDS encoding pilus assembly protein PilB, protein MWSSEGKPADTEASKGQILHAASSKWEEESEREPIFKLIDNLLSFEACLYHQILPLRLEENQLLLGMVHAQDGGALDYVSRIVSYLNYTITTQEIAAETHRSILSLYLSYKNTFSSDEQQTEAPQTNTYLEENIDQQTEEIGFSTHASEQTPPPKTYQRASKNTEILTPDNKPPFSDVTVLQLHSPEVFTPTDALTNLPPKQLLEELLARVLSGGIGRLYLERQPYQGRIIWSDNGVLQSVLENIPLSGFQGVLNELKRFVALPVTRHAEPRQVEKECLYQQTRVLLRIRVMPGSYGEEATLQVLRGAALKFYQQQQVIHLSRDIIGISQQLSHKLHELNQRLLLNPALNTEQSDAVKALNRLAENLDQQIKILTANNQLPI, encoded by the coding sequence ATGTGGTCTTCAGAGGGTAAGCCAGCTGATACCGAAGCCAGTAAAGGTCAAATATTACACGCAGCTTCCAGTAAATGGGAGGAAGAATCAGAACGCGAGCCAATATTTAAACTAATCGATAACCTATTATCATTTGAAGCCTGCCTGTATCACCAAATTCTGCCCCTCAGACTAGAGGAAAATCAACTGTTACTGGGTATGGTTCATGCACAGGATGGTGGGGCTTTGGATTATGTCAGTCGCATTGTCTCTTATCTCAACTACACAATTACCACCCAAGAAATCGCCGCCGAGACTCACCGCAGCATTCTCTCTCTCTATCTCAGTTATAAAAATACATTTTCTTCAGATGAGCAACAGACAGAAGCACCGCAAACCAACACATACTTAGAAGAAAATATTGATCAACAAACTGAGGAAATTGGCTTTTCTACCCACGCCTCAGAACAGACACCCCCACCCAAAACCTATCAAAGAGCAAGCAAAAATACAGAAATTCTTACTCCTGACAACAAGCCACCTTTTAGTGATGTGACTGTTTTGCAGTTACACTCCCCCGAAGTATTTACCCCCACCGACGCATTGACAAATTTACCTCCTAAGCAATTACTAGAAGAGTTACTAGCACGAGTCTTGAGTGGAGGGATTGGCCGCCTTTATTTAGAAAGACAGCCATATCAAGGAAGAATTATCTGGAGTGATAACGGTGTTTTGCAATCCGTGTTAGAAAATATACCTTTATCTGGATTTCAAGGAGTATTAAATGAATTAAAGCGTTTCGTTGCCCTACCCGTGACGAGACACGCTGAACCTAGACAAGTAGAAAAGGAATGTTTGTATCAGCAAACGCGTGTATTATTACGCATTAGGGTAATGCCAGGCAGCTATGGAGAAGAAGCGACGTTACAAGTGTTGCGGGGAGCTGCATTAAAGTTCTATCAACAGCAACAGGTAATTCATCTCAGCCGTGATATCATCGGTATTTCTCAGCAACTTAGTCATAAATTACACGAACTCAACCAAAGACTGCTGTTAAATCCCGCACTTAATACTGAACAATCAGACGCTGTAAAAGCCCTGAACCGATTAGCAGAAAATTTAGATCAACAAATCAAAATACTGACAGCAAATAACCAGTTGCCAATATAA
- a CDS encoding response regulator produces the protein MKSQVNSKPKILVVDDEPDNLDLLYRTFYREYKVLRATSGPAALDLLAQEGEVAVIISDQRMPIMSGTEFLSLTATQYPDIIRIILTGYTDVEDLVEAINAGKVFKYVTKPWEAEELKGVVRQALDTHNVLKARTRELTRTLRQESLLNTITNTIRSALDYRQILQAIVDTVGQMLEVDVCLLRPFQDEQLVDEGFIYQKAASAEVNQEDSTAPINHPTPASILAQTVWETREVQVINDVEGDERIYGSTPELQNRAKAFEEASISSSLVVPLLWQQQLMAVLALHQCHQGRIWEADEVQLVLMVADQAALALSQAYAYEQVRALAKREALINTVTTAIRSSLNPQDIFAAITQQLGQALQVDGCVLSLWAEEDEYVQYVGLYDSSRPLENHSLAVSDKDYSGNYQLNIPGLAQSQVPIGDNPILQAIIKTHEPVVIDDLNNYGSEIQGFDLPGKQPARSLMVVPLVADDKCIGSITLREGSKARRWLSSDIELAKTVADQAAIAVQQSRLYQKTREQAERLLQLDKQKTEFFQNISHEFRTPITLIQGPLESAVSTGEGLSYDQSAIALRNSRRLLRLVNQLLDLQRLDAGRMQPSFRPSDLVEFVSQIVESFRPYCEKKSLQLATDFSECPTVYLDMEKFDKVVYNLLSNAMKFTPEGGTIKVTLKNVGSRCLLQVQDTGIGIAQEQIPHLFERFRQAEGSENRSYEGSGLGLALVKELVELHGGKVTVESVYGQGTTFSLSLVAGNAHLPQQQVSETRVEVNTSRASVELADLELVELNTDTTSELDLSIPVEAQPNPRENTQGTASDRSQYSILVVDDNADLRTYVSDILRRSGYQIQTARNGYEGFGKAQAIHPNLIVTDLMMPMVTGLEMIRMIRSEETLKGTPIILLTAKVDEETRIEGTEYGADAYLAKPFNDRELLAEVRNLLALKENERRVLELNTYLTESVLKRFLPPTLVSKAAAGALSLDLRPEPRLITVLFSDIVGFTQLANTLRSRRVAELLNEYLEAMTKGVFDNGGTVDKFMGDAILALYGAPEELTPNEQVRRAVNTARAMQKSLVKLNQKWQSQGIFDAEHGQGVQFRCGIHQGTAVVGMFGSAERADYTAIGPSVNIAARLQAAAVPGTILVSAAVADYLQDEEITKGSPLKLKGVDETVLTFIVTPEVAVNR, from the coding sequence ATGAAATCCCAAGTAAACAGTAAGCCTAAAATTTTGGTTGTTGATGATGAACCAGACAACCTTGACTTGCTCTACCGCACCTTCTATCGCGAGTACAAGGTGCTAAGGGCAACATCTGGCCCTGCGGCACTGGATCTGCTGGCACAAGAGGGAGAGGTTGCAGTCATCATCTCTGATCAGCGTATGCCGATTATGAGTGGGACGGAATTTTTAAGCCTCACGGCAACGCAATATCCAGATATTATTCGGATTATTTTAACTGGCTACACTGATGTCGAAGACTTAGTGGAAGCGATTAATGCTGGTAAAGTATTTAAATATGTTACAAAACCCTGGGAAGCAGAAGAACTCAAGGGTGTAGTTCGTCAAGCTTTAGATACTCACAACGTTCTCAAGGCGCGGACTCGTGAATTAACTCGCACTTTGCGCCAAGAATCGCTGCTGAATACCATTACAAATACAATTCGCAGTGCTTTAGACTATCGGCAAATCTTACAAGCGATCGTTGATACAGTTGGGCAGATGTTGGAGGTGGATGTTTGTCTATTGCGTCCCTTCCAAGATGAACAATTAGTAGATGAAGGATTTATTTATCAAAAAGCGGCTTCAGCAGAGGTTAATCAAGAAGACAGCACAGCACCCATCAATCATCCCACCCCCGCCTCCATACTAGCCCAGACGGTTTGGGAAACCCGCGAAGTACAGGTAATTAATGATGTCGAGGGAGATGAGCGGATTTATGGAAGTACACCTGAACTGCAAAATAGAGCAAAGGCTTTTGAGGAGGCCAGTATTTCCTCTAGCTTAGTTGTACCGCTTTTGTGGCAACAGCAATTAATGGCGGTGCTAGCATTGCACCAGTGTCACCAAGGGCGAATTTGGGAAGCAGATGAGGTGCAATTGGTGTTGATGGTGGCGGATCAAGCTGCTTTAGCTTTATCACAAGCTTATGCTTATGAACAAGTACGCGCCTTAGCCAAACGAGAAGCTTTAATTAATACAGTTACTACGGCAATTCGCTCTAGTCTCAACCCCCAAGATATTTTTGCTGCGATTACACAGCAACTAGGACAGGCTTTGCAAGTAGACGGCTGTGTTTTATCTTTGTGGGCAGAAGAAGATGAGTATGTGCAGTATGTGGGGTTGTACGATAGCTCCCGTCCTTTAGAGAATCATTCCCTGGCTGTCTCTGATAAAGATTATAGTGGCAATTATCAGTTAAATATCCCTGGATTGGCTCAATCGCAAGTACCGATTGGGGATAATCCGATTTTGCAAGCAATCATCAAGACACATGAGCCTGTGGTGATTGATGACTTGAATAATTATGGCTCAGAAATTCAAGGCTTTGATTTACCAGGAAAACAGCCAGCCCGATCGCTGATGGTAGTACCTTTAGTAGCCGATGATAAATGTATCGGTAGTATTACCTTAAGAGAAGGAAGCAAAGCGAGACGCTGGTTATCATCGGATATTGAGTTAGCCAAAACTGTAGCCGATCAAGCGGCGATCGCAGTACAGCAGTCACGCCTCTATCAGAAAACCCGTGAGCAAGCAGAACGCCTATTACAGTTAGATAAACAAAAAACCGAGTTTTTCCAGAATATTTCCCATGAATTCCGTACACCCATTACCTTAATTCAAGGGCCGTTAGAGTCAGCAGTCAGTACAGGCGAGGGGTTATCCTATGATCAAAGTGCGATCGCTTTACGGAACTCCCGACGGTTACTCAGATTAGTTAACCAGTTACTAGACTTACAACGCTTAGACGCTGGGAGGATGCAACCGAGTTTTCGTCCTAGCGACTTAGTGGAGTTTGTCAGTCAAATTGTGGAGTCATTTCGTCCCTACTGTGAGAAAAAATCCCTACAGCTAGCGACTGATTTTAGTGAATGTCCCACCGTTTATTTAGACATGGAAAAATTTGACAAGGTAGTTTACAACCTACTGTCAAATGCCATGAAATTTACTCCTGAAGGCGGGACAATCAAAGTTACCCTCAAAAATGTTGGCAGTCGTTGCTTATTACAGGTACAAGATACAGGCATTGGCATTGCTCAAGAGCAGATTCCCCATTTATTTGAGCGATTCCGTCAAGCTGAAGGTTCAGAAAATCGCTCTTATGAAGGTAGTGGACTGGGTTTAGCCTTAGTTAAAGAACTAGTAGAATTACACGGTGGTAAAGTTACGGTTGAGTCAGTATATGGTCAAGGTACCACCTTTAGCCTTTCGTTGGTGGCTGGGAATGCTCACTTACCCCAACAGCAAGTGTCAGAAACCCGTGTAGAAGTTAATACCAGTCGAGCTAGTGTAGAACTAGCCGATTTAGAACTGGTAGAACTCAACACAGATACAACGTCAGAATTAGATTTATCTATACCTGTAGAAGCGCAACCCAACCCAAGAGAAAACACACAAGGGACAGCAAGTGATCGCTCCCAATACTCTATTCTCGTAGTGGACGACAACGCGGATCTGCGAACCTACGTGTCTGATATCCTGCGGCGTAGTGGCTATCAAATTCAAACCGCGCGCAACGGTTATGAAGGCTTTGGTAAAGCTCAAGCAATTCATCCTAACTTAATTGTCACCGACTTAATGATGCCAATGGTGACAGGATTAGAAATGATTCGGATGATTCGCAGTGAGGAAACACTCAAAGGCACACCCATTATCTTACTGACAGCCAAAGTTGACGAAGAAACCCGCATCGAAGGGACAGAATATGGAGCTGATGCTTATTTAGCAAAACCATTCAATGATCGGGAACTTCTAGCGGAGGTTCGCAATCTTCTAGCCTTGAAAGAAAACGAGAGACGGGTTTTGGAGTTAAATACTTATTTGACAGAATCTGTACTCAAACGATTTTTACCGCCTACTTTGGTCTCTAAAGCGGCGGCGGGTGCTTTAAGCTTAGATTTACGCCCAGAACCACGCTTAATCACAGTCTTATTTAGTGACATTGTTGGGTTTACCCAGTTAGCCAACACCCTCAGATCCCGACGTGTGGCTGAATTGCTGAATGAATATTTAGAGGCTATGACCAAAGGGGTATTTGATAACGGTGGCACAGTAGATAAGTTTATGGGAGATGCAATTTTAGCTCTGTATGGTGCGCCAGAAGAACTGACACCCAATGAACAGGTGCGCCGAGCCGTAAATACAGCTAGAGCTATGCAAAAGTCACTAGTAAAATTAAACCAGAAATGGCAAAGTCAAGGCATATTTGACGCTGAACATGGACAAGGCGTGCAGTTTCGCTGCGGAATTCATCAGGGTACAGCCGTTGTAGGAATGTTTGGGAGTGCGGAAAGGGCAGACTACACTGCAATTGGGCCGAGTGTCAATATTGCAGCTAGATTGCAAGCTGCTGCTGTTCCAGGTACGATTTTGGTTTCGGCGGCGGTGGCTGATTATTTACAGGATGAAGAAATCACTAAAGGTAGTCCATTGAAGCTCAAAGGAGTTGATGAAACAGTTTTGACTTTTATTGTCACACCAGAAGTAGCAGTCAATCGTTAA
- a CDS encoding carbon dioxide-concentrating mechanism protein CcmK, whose amino-acid sequence MPMAVGVIETLGFPAVLAAADAMVKSAAVTLVYYGQAESARLLVAVRGQVAEVKTAVAAGIEAGEQAYGGEVITHYIVPNPPDNVEAILPIHFTQKSEPFRIF is encoded by the coding sequence ATGCCAATGGCGGTTGGCGTAATCGAAACTTTGGGTTTTCCGGCTGTACTAGCCGCAGCCGATGCAATGGTGAAATCTGCCGCAGTGACTCTGGTGTATTATGGTCAAGCGGAAAGTGCGCGTTTGTTAGTGGCCGTGAGAGGACAAGTAGCAGAAGTAAAAACAGCAGTAGCAGCTGGGATTGAAGCCGGTGAACAAGCTTACGGTGGTGAAGTCATCACCCATTACATAGTTCCCAATCCTCCAGATAACGTGGAAGCGATATTACCCATCCACTTCACTCAAAAATCAGAACCGTTCCGCATCTTCTAA
- a CDS encoding M61 family metallopeptidase: MTEATAPRIDIGVQETVPTIHYQVAMPQPETHLFEVSLQIVNHPSSILDLKMPVWTPGSYLVREYAKNLQDFTAFGTDQPLEWRKVSKNHWQINKDDVSDVTIKYRVFANELSVRTNHLDSTHGYFNGAALFLRLVGCDNLPIIVTVVPPYPHWQVTTALPKMKDQYNTFYASDFDTLVDSPFEIGEHQLYSFDVLGKPHEMAIWGQGNFQVQPLISDIQKIVQVEAQMFGGLPYDRYLFLVHLFAQAYGGLEHKNCCSLIYQRFGFRTQDKYERFIQLVAHEFFHLWNVKRIRPKALEVFNYDQESYTPSLWFCEGTTSYYDLIIPLRAGIYEVKTYLNYWSKEISRFLTTPGRKVQSLAESSFDAWIKLYRPDANSGNSQVSYYLKGEMVSLLLDLLIRWRHRNRRSLDDVMRQMWHEFGQPEIGYTPQQLQAVIESIAEVNLTDFFARYIDGTDELPFDEYLEPFGLRLVAEKEEEPYLGMKVNTENGREMIKFVETASPAQLAGIDAGDELLAIAGIKVTAHQLSDRLKDYQANDIIQVTIFHQDELRTVPVTLGQPRPVKYQVVPVKNPTATQQENFAGWLGTPLSAIC; this comes from the coding sequence ATGACTGAAGCAACAGCACCTCGTATCGATATTGGCGTTCAGGAAACCGTGCCGACGATTCATTATCAGGTGGCAATGCCCCAACCAGAAACGCATCTATTTGAGGTTAGTTTACAAATTGTAAACCATCCATCATCAATTCTTGACTTAAAAATGCCGGTATGGACACCAGGATCATACTTGGTGCGGGAGTATGCCAAAAATTTACAAGACTTTACTGCTTTCGGCACAGATCAGCCTTTAGAGTGGCGCAAAGTCAGCAAAAATCACTGGCAAATCAATAAAGATGATGTATCAGATGTAACTATAAAATATAGAGTATTTGCCAATGAGTTATCGGTAAGAACTAATCATTTAGATTCTACTCACGGCTATTTTAACGGAGCAGCATTGTTTTTAAGGCTGGTGGGTTGTGATAATTTACCGATAATTGTGACTGTTGTACCTCCGTATCCGCACTGGCAAGTCACTACTGCCTTACCGAAAATGAAGGATCAGTATAATACTTTCTACGCCAGTGACTTTGATACTTTGGTGGATAGTCCGTTTGAGATTGGTGAACATCAGCTGTATAGTTTCGATGTCTTGGGTAAGCCTCATGAAATGGCAATTTGGGGACAGGGAAATTTTCAGGTACAGCCACTCATTAGTGACATTCAAAAAATTGTGCAGGTAGAAGCGCAAATGTTTGGTGGTCTACCCTATGACCGTTACCTGTTTTTAGTACATTTATTTGCTCAAGCTTATGGTGGTTTAGAGCATAAAAACTGTTGTTCGCTGATTTACCAAAGATTTGGCTTTCGTACCCAAGATAAATATGAACGCTTTATTCAACTGGTAGCGCACGAGTTCTTTCACCTATGGAACGTCAAACGCATTCGTCCTAAAGCGTTGGAAGTGTTTAATTACGACCAAGAAAGCTATACTCCTTCTTTGTGGTTTTGTGAGGGGACTACGAGTTATTATGACCTGATTATTCCTTTAAGGGCAGGAATTTATGAGGTCAAGACCTATCTCAACTACTGGAGTAAGGAAATTAGTAGATTTTTGACGACTCCAGGACGGAAAGTCCAATCATTGGCTGAGTCGAGTTTTGATGCGTGGATTAAACTATATCGTCCCGATGCGAATAGTGGCAATTCTCAAGTCTCCTATTATCTGAAAGGAGAAATGGTGTCTTTGTTACTAGATTTGCTGATTAGATGGCGACATCGCAACCGGCGTTCTCTGGATGATGTGATGCGTCAAATGTGGCATGAATTTGGTCAGCCAGAAATTGGCTATACTCCACAACAGTTGCAAGCAGTAATTGAATCAATAGCAGAAGTTAACTTGACTGACTTTTTCGCACGCTATATTGATGGCACAGATGAATTACCGTTTGATGAGTATTTAGAACCGTTTGGCTTACGTTTAGTAGCGGAGAAGGAAGAAGAACCCTATCTAGGAATGAAGGTAAATACTGAGAATGGTAGGGAGATGATTAAGTTTGTAGAAACTGCTTCTCCGGCGCAACTAGCAGGGATTGACGCAGGTGATGAGTTACTAGCGATCGCAGGTATTAAGGTGACAGCTCATCAACTGAGCGATCGCCTCAAGGACTATCAAGCTAATGATATCATCCAAGTCACAATTTTCCATCAAGATGAACTGCGGACTGTACCTGTGACTCTTGGTCAACCACGACCAGTAAAGTATCAGGTAGTGCCGGTAAAGAATCCCACCGCCACACAGCAAGAGAATTTTGCTGGTTGGTTGGGTACACCACTATCTGCTATTTGCTAA
- a CDS encoding Crp/Fnr family transcriptional regulator yields MQTEVFSEIFPLLSTASPQTLEWLLNVATEHEYPVGRAVLMEDAWGNAVYFIVSGWVKVRRTCGDDSVALAILGKGDFFGEMAILDESPRSTDVIALSPVKLLSISRERFIQILFKDPQLHHRMLQLMVRRLRQNNQRLQLRSSPPAVKLAHTLVSLGESYGQELETGKEILNIPFKDLAEVTEIGVEETTKIMEKLNEKGWIKIDHGNNIVQLINFKQLTNLAGRV; encoded by the coding sequence ATGCAAACCGAGGTTTTTAGTGAAATTTTCCCTTTGTTGAGTACAGCTAGTCCACAAACTCTAGAGTGGCTACTCAACGTTGCTACTGAACACGAATACCCCGTGGGCAGAGCCGTATTAATGGAAGATGCTTGGGGTAATGCTGTTTACTTTATCGTTTCTGGATGGGTGAAAGTCAGACGCACTTGTGGCGATGATTCCGTAGCTTTAGCCATTTTAGGTAAAGGAGATTTTTTTGGGGAAATGGCGATTTTAGACGAATCTCCCCGCTCTACTGATGTGATAGCCCTTTCTCCAGTAAAATTACTGAGTATTTCCAGAGAAAGATTTATTCAAATTCTCTTTAAAGACCCCCAATTACATCACCGAATGCTGCAATTAATGGTGCGGAGATTGCGACAAAATAACCAACGTTTACAACTTAGGTCTTCACCACCTGCTGTGAAACTGGCACACACTTTAGTCAGTTTAGGAGAAAGCTATGGTCAAGAATTAGAAACTGGTAAGGAAATTTTAAATATACCTTTTAAAGATTTAGCTGAAGTTACAGAAATTGGTGTAGAAGAAACTACTAAAATTATGGAAAAACTGAATGAAAAAGGTTGGATTAAAATTGATCATGGCAATAATATTGTTCAGCTAATTAATTTTAAGCAATTGACCAACCTAGCCGGCAGGGTCTGA
- a CDS encoding carbon dioxide-concentrating mechanism protein CcmK, with product MSLQAVGALETKGFPAVLAAADAMVKAGRVTLVGYIRVGSARFTVNIRGDVSEVKTAMAAGVEAAQNVYGGTLESWVIIPRPHENVEAVLPIGYTEAVQQYRDSVENPIIRSSNGR from the coding sequence ATGTCATTACAAGCAGTTGGAGCGTTAGAAACTAAGGGTTTTCCTGCTGTATTAGCCGCAGCAGATGCAATGGTGAAAGCTGGCCGAGTTACCTTAGTAGGCTATATCCGTGTAGGTAGCGCACGCTTTACGGTTAATATTCGCGGTGATGTTTCCGAGGTGAAAACTGCGATGGCGGCTGGGGTAGAAGCAGCACAAAACGTTTATGGCGGTACTTTAGAATCTTGGGTGATTATTCCCCGTCCCCATGAAAACGTAGAAGCCGTATTACCAATTGGCTACACCGAAGCAGTACAACAATATCGGGACTCCGTAGAAAACCCCATTATTCGCTCATCCAACGGACGCTAG
- a CDS encoding alpha/beta fold hydrolase: MFPNFLPSTVTQLTEPTSIALAQSIQTQAIATPLINLPITTSYVRQGSGGTPILLIHGFDSSVLEFRRLLPLLAQENETWAVDLLGFGFTDRLAGIQFSPLAIKTHLYFFWKTLIQEPMILVGASMGGAAAIDFTLTYPEAVKKLVLIDSAGLRGGSPLAKLMFPPLDAWATGFLQSLKVRDRVARAAYKNVSLASVDALYCAALHLTMSNWSQALIGFTKSGGYSAFRFKRLAEIQQQALILWGDSDKILGTEDAKRFKRAIPHSQLIWIDNCGHVPHLEQPQSTAQYILKFSREEKLNSVSC, encoded by the coding sequence ATGTTTCCAAACTTCTTACCAAGCACAGTTACACAACTCACAGAACCTACCTCAATCGCTCTTGCTCAAAGTATACAAACTCAGGCGATCGCAACTCCTTTAATTAATTTACCCATTACTACTTCCTATGTACGTCAGGGAAGTGGTGGGACACCAATTTTATTAATTCATGGCTTTGATAGTTCTGTTTTAGAATTTCGGCGGCTTTTGCCATTGCTAGCACAAGAAAATGAAACTTGGGCGGTGGATTTATTGGGATTTGGCTTTACAGATAGACTTGCAGGAATTCAGTTTAGTCCATTGGCAATTAAAACCCATCTGTATTTTTTTTGGAAAACCTTAATTCAAGAACCGATGATTTTAGTGGGTGCATCAATGGGAGGTGCAGCCGCCATTGATTTTACTCTGACTTATCCAGAGGCTGTGAAAAAATTGGTATTAATTGATAGTGCGGGTTTAAGGGGTGGTTCGCCTTTGGCTAAATTGATGTTTCCGCCTTTGGATGCTTGGGCTACCGGATTTTTGCAAAGTTTAAAAGTGCGCGATCGCGTGGCTCGTGCTGCTTATAAAAATGTGAGTTTAGCTTCTGTTGATGCTCTCTATTGTGCTGCATTACATCTAACAATGAGCAACTGGTCACAAGCTTTAATTGGTTTTACTAAAAGTGGTGGTTATAGTGCTTTTAGATTTAAAAGATTGGCGGAAATTCAGCAGCAAGCTTTAATTTTATGGGGTGATAGTGACAAAATTCTAGGTACTGAAGATGCTAAAAGATTTAAACGTGCTATTCCTCATAGTCAATTAATTTGGATTGATAATTGTGGTCATGTTCCTCATTTAGAACAACCTCAATCTACTGCTCAATATATTCTCAAATTTAGCAGGGAAGAAAAACTTAATTCTGTCAGTTGTTGA
- a CDS encoding HetZ-related protein 2: MQTLKQGFEERNLAMVTEAEKLAQFWRKRLAAECPEQSVAARESIVLWLLGRDSQRFDLLSPKELDIAKQAMEYRWKILIQRYLGLGREKAYRNLITRLGSLVTLRNKIQTWISLSRDRQRSVMDVLQEVLQELLQSDNYMQQQMAYIAEITLDKRLKDTLLFATTEEYCLRPVRNQPLLVYRFVNYLRRSQRGGLTQVPGSDLVRLVSDEMLTDDSDNRVNLVDSQAIAEYQEAQQLEEQQAVRQTVQQEFASYLEENLGSEAVEWLKLYLQGKSQDEIAKKINKPIKEIYRLREKISYHAIRVFALKGKPELVDNWLSISLQEHNLGLTTNQWQQLYEKLTPIGRQVLDLRKAGHSTEAVAEQLKLKPHQVMGEWTKVYLAAQAIRTQE; the protein is encoded by the coding sequence ATGCAAACTTTAAAACAGGGTTTCGAGGAGCGCAATCTCGCTATGGTAACGGAAGCAGAAAAACTAGCGCAATTTTGGCGCAAACGGCTAGCTGCGGAGTGTCCAGAACAAAGTGTAGCTGCTAGGGAAAGTATTGTTCTCTGGCTTTTAGGTCGTGATTCACAACGGTTTGATCTGCTGAGTCCCAAGGAACTCGATATTGCTAAACAGGCGATGGAATATCGCTGGAAAATTCTCATTCAACGCTACTTAGGCTTAGGCAGAGAAAAAGCCTATCGCAACTTGATTACTCGCTTAGGCAGTTTAGTTACATTACGCAATAAAATTCAAACTTGGATTTCCTTGAGTCGCGATCGCCAACGCAGCGTTATGGATGTTTTGCAGGAGGTGCTGCAAGAACTGTTGCAAAGCGATAACTATATGCAGCAACAAATGGCTTACATCGCCGAAATCACCTTAGATAAACGTCTCAAAGATACCTTACTTTTTGCCACTACAGAAGAGTATTGTTTAAGACCAGTACGCAATCAACCGTTGTTAGTGTATCGGTTTGTCAACTATCTGCGGCGATCGCAACGCGGTGGTTTAACCCAAGTCCCAGGAAGCGACTTGGTAAGGTTAGTGTCTGACGAAATGCTCACTGATGATAGCGATAATCGTGTGAACTTGGTAGATAGTCAAGCGATCGCCGAATATCAAGAAGCGCAGCAACTAGAAGAACAACAAGCAGTACGTCAAACCGTCCAACAAGAATTTGCCAGTTACCTAGAAGAAAACCTGGGTAGCGAAGCTGTAGAGTGGCTCAAACTCTACCTCCAAGGCAAATCTCAAGATGAAATCGCTAAAAAAATTAACAAACCCATCAAAGAAATCTATCGTCTACGAGAAAAAATTAGCTATCACGCCATCCGTGTATTCGCCCTCAAAGGTAAACCCGAACTTGTCGATAACTGGTTATCCATTTCCTTACAAGAGCATAATTTAGGTTTAACCACCAACCAGTGGCAGCAACTATATGAAAAGTTAACGCCCATCGGTAGACAAGTATTAGATTTACGCAAAGCCGGTCACTCTACTGAAGCTGTAGCCGAACAGTTAAAGCTCAAACCTCATCAAGTCATGGGTGAATGGACAAAAGTATATCTAGCAGCCCAAGCCATCAGAACTCAAGAATAA